In Thermodesulforhabdaceae bacterium, the following proteins share a genomic window:
- a CDS encoding YscO family type III secretion system apparatus protein: MKYVLDDLLRIRLLREERAERELLMRRQELNNAIRFLREREEDLARYRLWRPLEEEKLFKEVQNKLVKREDVENLRIKIGLLREREIAKEGEVQEAKRKLQEAENLFNKAKNSYREALQGRQKIEEHRKVWLLEAKKQEEEKSDKELEEFSSTIKVEF, from the coding sequence ATGAAATATGTCCTCGATGATCTCCTTCGTATTCGCCTGTTGAGGGAAGAAAGGGCCGAAAGGGAATTGTTAATGCGACGGCAGGAATTGAACAATGCAATAAGGTTCCTTCGGGAACGAGAAGAGGATCTAGCTCGGTACAGACTTTGGCGGCCCCTTGAAGAAGAAAAACTATTCAAAGAGGTTCAAAACAAGCTTGTAAAACGGGAAGATGTGGAAAACCTTCGGATAAAGATAGGACTTCTTCGAGAGAGGGAGATAGCAAAAGAGGGGGAGGTTCAGGAAGCAAAAAGGAAACTTCAGGAAGCAGAGAATCTTTTTAATAAAGCAAAAAATTCCTATCGAGAAGCCCTTCAGGGGAGACAGAAGATAGAAGAACACCGGAAAGTGTGGCTTCTTGAGGCAAAAAAGCAGGAAGAAGAGAAGTCAGATAAGGAATTAGAAGAGTTTTCTTCAACTATAAAGGTGGAGTTTTAA